One stretch of Armigeres subalbatus isolate Guangzhou_Male chromosome 2, GZ_Asu_2, whole genome shotgun sequence DNA includes these proteins:
- the LOC134216866 gene encoding uncharacterized protein LOC134216866, translating into MKTVLVLLAVILVFCEGYNPEYRRSKSKRNRYVVEDSYEDDYGEISIEETEEDSAPRIERKMRASVHELPYGYSKSHKRRDDREYEVKMRKPSYSEKKGRGKYSTYETNPHKTLKKDIVARQRNSVVEVKGRKKDHRSAPVYESMYPYPSPPAPYSIPLPVVPHLTKVPCGAYSGKPYPTPAHHVPVSHVPAPQVPPYHAPTHQVPTPHVPVHQVPAAAYHEQPSYQVPPPPYTPPVFTPPTYNPPMHTTTSPQYLPQPKPLYHHQPVQTQPEAVHQPLYYKPGQHPYYQQQKPGPHFPAPPAYHQPYQPSYKSMEPTPSFAAPVSEDHQEPPHHPVISAFPTTSTTTQHAPTVPADRDQTTQNVDNHTQRPAADADETKNQRKASDDEPEEEKRVITQPTSTTGAAMTTTTSSPRLHAPSTTVENEK; encoded by the exons ATGAAGACTGTTTTGGTGTTGCTAGCGGTTATCTTAGTTTTTTGTGAAGGATATAATCCTGAATATCGAAGATCAAAAAGCAAACGCAACCGGTACGTTGTTGAGGACTCGTATGAAGATGATTACGGTGAAATAAGTATAGAGGAAACAGAAGAAGACAGTGCACCGCGAATCGAGCGAAAGATGAGAGCCAGTGTTCATGAACTGCCATACGGCTATTCGAAATCTCATAAGCGAAGAGACGATCGTGAGTATGAAGTGAAAATGCGGAAACCCAGCTATTCTGAGAAAAAAGGACGTGGAAAATATTCGACCTACGAAACAAACCCCCACAAAACTCTAAAAAAAGACATCGTAGCACGACAGCGGAATTCTGTAGTGGAAGTGAAGGGTCGTAAGAAAGATCACAGATCTGCTCCCGTGTATGAATCAATGTATCCCTACCCATCACCACCGGCACCGTACTCCATACCACTTCCAGTAGTTCCACATC TGACCAAAGTACCATGTGGAGCCTACAGCGGAAAGCCTTATCCAACTCCAGCGCATCATGTTCCAGTATCTCATGTCCCAGCGCCTCAGGTGCCACCCTATCATGCTCCAACGCATCAAGTGCCAACACCACATGTTCCTGTTCATCAAGTTCCAGCTGCAGCATACCACGAACAACCATCGTACCAGGTACCTCCCCCACCCTATACTCCACCAGTGTTCACGCCACCGACCTACAACCCACCTATGCACACTACAACATCGCCACAATATCTACCACAACCGAAGCCACTGTATCATCATCAACCGGTACAAACACAACCGGAGGCAGTTCATCAACCCCTGTATTACAAACCAGGTCAGCACCCATACTATCAACAGCAGAAACCAGGGCCACATTTCCCAGCTCCACCAGCTTACCATCAGCCGTACCAGCCGTCCTACAAGTCAATGGAACCGACACCATCTTTCGCGGCTCCAGTGAGTGAAGACCATCAAGAACCTCCACATCATCCTGTGATTTCGGCATTTCCTACGACATCCACGACCACCCAACATGCCCCCACAGTACCTGCCGATCGGGATCAAACCACTCAGAATGTCGACAACCACACTCAACGTCCAGCGGCTGACGCTGACGAGACCAAAAACCAACGGAAAGCATCAGACGATGAACCTGAGGAAGAAAAGCGTGTGATCACTCAGCCGACCAGCACCACCGGTGCGGCGATGACAACGACGACAAGTTCTCCTCGCCTTCATGCACCTTCTACCACggtggaaaatgaaaaataa
- the LOC134209936 gene encoding vitelline membrane protein 15a-1 → MKTVGVIASIVMIISVVAALPKAYHGHHGHAHAAPAVEYTFDAKLPQVKCGHKLLIACNPHHSVVPCNAAAAHAPAPAYHHAPAPAHHHAPAHYR, encoded by the coding sequence ATGAAAACTGTCGGCGTTATTGCGTCTATCGTAATGATCATCTCCGTTGTCGCGGCGCTTCCCAAAGCATACCACGGTCATCATGGCCATGCTCACGCTGCACCAGCCGTTGAGTACACTTTCGATGCCAAGCTTCCACAAGTCAAATGCGGCCACAAGCTGCTGATCGCTTGCAATCCCCATCACTCGGTAGTGCCGTGCAATGCTGCTGCGGCCCATGCTCCGGCTCCGGCGTACCATCATGCTCCGGCTCCAGCTCATCATCATGCTCCTGCTCACTATCGTTAA